From the genome of Polycladomyces zharkentensis:
GGCGGGGAAAGGTACAGGGAACGGATTGAAAAAACCGGTGCTGATTTCCGCGGGTACCAGGAATCTTTCTTGGCCAACTCCCATCGTCTCCATACGGATCAGTGGCAGGAGAAGATGCGGGAAATGTTCCCGAAAATGCTCGACTTTATGGAGAAAATCACTCCGGAGATCCTTGAAAAAGTGAAAGGAGAACAGTTTGATTATTGCCTGTATGATATGATGTTTCTTCCGGGATTGATCGCAGCTCAAGTGTTGGGCCTGCCCCGCATTGCTTTCTCCACCACTTTTGTTTGGAAGGAAACACCTCCCTTCGGTAGGGAACGAACGGCAGGATTGTTGGAAGTAATGAAAAAACTCACGAAAAAAATGGCGGATCGGTATGGTATTGATTTGAGCCCGGACGATTTTCCTTCATTTGGAGATATGACGCTCGTGTTTACCTCCCGGTATTTCCAACCGGATGCGGATACATTCGACGACAGCGTCAAATTTGTCGGTCCGTCGATTGCGCCGCGCAAGGATTGTGAAATGGATATCCCTCTTGGCGAACACGGTGACCGTCGTGTCATTTATGTATCCATGGGTACGATTGTGAATTATCAGGTTGAATTGTACCGCAAGTGCATTGAGGCATTTCGCGATCTGGACGTCACGGTGATTCTCTCCATCGGCCAACATACGCCACTGGAGGAGCTGCCCGAAATTCCGGATAACTTCATTGTTCGTCACTATGTACCGCAATTGGAGGTGTTGAAGCACGCCGATCTCTTCATCACCCACGGTGGCATGAACAGCACCAACGAAGGCCTGTACTACGGTGTTCCGCTGTTGATCATCCCCTTGGTGAACGATCAACCCTTTGTTGCCAAGCGGGTGAAGGAGCTGGGTGCAGGGATTGTACTCGATCCTTCAACGGTGACGGCGGCGATGCTCAGAGAATCAGCGGAAAAAATCTGGACAGACCCGCGGTTTGCTCAAAACAGTCGCCTCATCAGTGAAACGTTGCGGGAGGCGGGAGGGTATCGCCGAGCGGTGGATGAGATTTTGCGTTTTAAAGACAGCCGTCAGACTGTTCCCGCTTCTGACGATAACCGGAAATAGATCTCCATCGACGCATTTGTGAAAAAAGGACAGGGTTTCCCCTGAAAGGACAGGGTTTCCCCTGTCCTTTTTTCTTTTTCATCATGTCAAATTCGAATGACTGTGCATGGTATATTATAATATTGTCAGATTAGTAACAAATTGATATCAAGTGCCTTATCCATTGAAGTCGCTGTCATACATCCGGGAAGATGGGAAGGATGAAGCAATGAAACGAAAGGAACGAGTGTTTCAGAAGCTGAAGGAATGGTCGACGGATGAAGGGATGAGTGCGGGTGAATTGGCTGAACGGTTGGGGCTTGACAGGGCTAATGTCAGCTATGATCTCAATCAACTGTGGAAGGAAGGTCGCGTTGAAAAAAAACCAGGAAGGCCGGTACGCTTCTTCGTCAAAAAAACGGAACCGGAAACCGTACTGGATCGTCTGGCGAAAGAGAACGGCAGTTTGAAAACCGCCGTGGAACAGGGAAAAGCGGCCATACTTTATCCCCCGAAGGGCATGCATGTGCTGATTCTGGGTGAGACGGGTGTGGGCAAATCCATGTTTGCCGAATGTTTGCATCAATTTGCGATTGAGATGAAGAAAATGGAACCCTGCGCCCCTTTCATCACCTTTAACTGTGCCGACTATTCCAACAACCCCCAATTGTTGCTGGGGCAGTTATTCGGTGTAAAAGAAGGGGCGTATACCGGAGCGACGGAACAGTGCGGCTTGATCGAAAAAGCCGACGGCGGTGTGTTGTTTCTGGATGAAATTCATCGCTTGCCCGCCGAAGGGCAGGAAATGTTGTTCAGCTTCATCGATAAGGGATTGTTCCGAAGATTGGGGGAGACAGAAGTCGAGCGAAGAGCCAATGTGCTCCTGATTGCCGCAACGACGGAAGATCCAAACTCCTGTCTGTTGAAAACATTTACGAGAAGAATTCCCATGGTGATTCACTTGCCCCCGTTGAGAGAGCGGAGTTTTGAGGAGCGCATCCGGCTCATCCTGAAGTTTTTTCAAGAAGAGGCCATACGGCTGGGCAAGGAAATCAACGTATCTCCGGAAACGATCAGGGCCTTCCTCTATTACCGATGTCCGAATAATGTCGGCCAATTGAAAACGGATATCCAACTCGTCTGTGCAAAAGCTTACGCGGATTTTGTCACCAGGAAAAAGAACCGAATCCAGATCCACAGTACTGATCTGCCTCCGTATGTCAGGGAAGGATTGTTACGATCTCAACGGACGAAGGAAAACATCATCATCCATGACCACCCTTATCTGTTTCATCCCGATCCGTCCCATGATGTGTTTCAGTTTTCGGTTGAGACAGGGAATGATACACAAACCGTCTATGAAAAGATTGAGAAAAAGTTCAGCGAGTTGAAATCGCGCGGGATTCGCGACGAAGAGCTGGATGCACTGATGGAAATGGACATCGAAAATTATTTTACGCAGTATTTCAAAAGAGTCGGCGGGAAGGTTCATCAAAGCAATTCCACCACCATTATCGATCCCCGTTTTATTCGTTTGGCCCGGAATATCGCCGATCATGCGGAAGAAAAATTGGGGGTCGCTTTCAACAGAAATGTGTTGCAGAGCCTTGCTTTGCACATACAAACCTCTGTCGCCCGCATCGAAAACGGGGAGAGCATCGTCCATCCCCAGTTGAATAAGATGAGAAAGGCTTATAAAAAAGAGTTCGATGTGGCACTGGATTGCATCAGGATCATTGAGGAACAATTGCAAATCGATATGCCGATTGATGAAGCTGGCTTTTTGACGATGTTTTTTGTTTTCAACAGCAAACATTGGGATGAGACAAAGGAACAGGTTCAAATTCTTGTGATCACGCACGGTACGGGCGGGGCGACGGCGATGGTGGAGGTGACCCGCCAACTGTTGGGGACGGATCACGCCATTGCCATCGATATGCCGCTTCATGCAGAGCCGGAAGAAATATTCGAAATAGCCAAAACAAAACTGGAGAAACGGGCATCCAGCTCAGGGGTGCTGCTCTTGGTCGATATGGGATCGCTGGTTGCTTTTGGTGAGATGCTGGAAGCGGAGTTGGACATCCCTGTAAAAGTGATTCCGATGGTCAGCACCCCCCATGTGTTGGAAGCGACACGAAAAGCGATACTCGGTTACTCGCTTGAACAATTGTATGAAGACGTAAAACAGTTGACGCCATTATACACAAAGGAAAAAGGCAGGAACCCGTACAGTGGGCGAACCGCCAAATGGGTGATCATTACCGCTTGTTTGACCGGCAAAGGAAGTGCGCTTGCGATGAAGCAAGTGTTAAAGAATTATTTGAACTATGACAGTGAATTATTGGAGATCATCCCGGTGAATATTATGGAACCAAAAGAGATGACGCGCATTCTCTCCGACCTGAAACGAGACAAGAAAATCATCTGTATGGTGAGCAATTTTCCCTATGAAGGACAGCTGCCTCATTTTCATCTCGACGAAGTTCTCAGTTTGAAGGCCATTCCATCGATTCAACATCTCATCGATCTCGAAGAAACCTACGCGAAAATGGCGGAGACATTGAAGCACCACCTGAAACATGTCGATCCTGAAGCGGTCATTCCCGATATCCGAGACGGTCTGGAACGGATTCAGTCACGCCTGGGAATCGAGATTCCAACCAATGATTTGATCGGGGTCGTACTTCACGCCAGTTGCATGCTGGACCGCTTGGTTTCGGGAGATACTTCGGTGGCTTTTGAAAACAAAGAATCGTTCATACGGGAGAATCATGCGCTTTATCGGACGGTTCGGGATGTGCTGAAAGAATGGGAGGACGCCTATCACATCCAACTGACGGATGACGAGATCTGTTATATGATGAGTTTCTTTGCACCTTATCAAACACTGGCTTCGTGCTAGTGTTTTGTTTTTTTCCGCAAAATCAACACACTCAAAATTCTTTCCAAACACAATGAACCCGGGTGCGGCAGCCGAAAGAACAAACGATGAAATCAACGTGTTCAGACGGGCAGCCAATCAACCGCCCCGGATTCACAGTGTTTTGGCACGATACTTGCACCATATCACGAGCAAAAAACAAGGGGGTTGTCTTATGAACATTCTTCTATGCTGTGCGGCCGGAATGTCGACCAGTTTACTGGTGACCAAGATGGAAAAAGCCGCTGAAGAAATGGGAGTGGATGCGAGAATTTGGGCTGTTTCAGCCGATGAGGTAAAGCAAAATCTGGATCACGCGGACGTTTTACTCGTGGGTCCCCAGATTCGTTACAAGTTGCCGCAATTGAAAAAAGAAGCGGAGATGAAAGGCGTTCCGGTGGACATGATCAATCCCTCCGATTATGGGATGGTAAACGGAAAAAAGGTGCTGGAGCATGCTTTGCGCATGAAGAAATGAAAAAGGGAGGATAGAAATGAAAGCGTTCGCAAATCTCCTGGAATCGCATCTCATGACCTTTGCCGGCAGAATTGCCGAGCAGAAGCATCTCCAGGCCGTTCGTGACGGGCTGATTCTGGCCATGCCGTTGTTGATCATCGGGTCCATTTTCCTCATCCTCGGCAACCTACCGATTCCCGGATACAACGAATGGATGACGGGATTGTTCGGAAGGGAATGGTCGACCAAACTGCAGTATCCGGTGGGGGCAACGTTCGATATTATGGCGCTGATCGCCAGCTTCGGCATCGCCTATCGGTTGGCGGAAAAATACAAGGTGGACCCGTTGGCTGCAGCGGCCATTTCGGTAGCTTCCTTTTTGTTGGCCACTCCTTACGAGACGATGTTTACGCCTCCGGGGGCGAAGGAAGCCATTGAGGTGGGAGGGGTGATCCCTACCGCTTTGATGGGAAGCAAAGGATTGTTTGTGGCCATGCTGTTGGCCTTACTTTCAACGGAAATCTACAGAATGATCATCCAGAAAAATATCGTGATCAAGTTGCCGGACAGTGTTCCTCCTGCCGTTTCGCGATCTTTTGTCGCGTTGATCCCGGCCTTTGCCGTTTTGACCGTGGTGTGGTTGCTTCGGATCGGCATTGAAAACACCTCGTTTGAAAGCGTTCACAATATCGTGGCCCAATTACTCAGCGGTCCGTTAAACGCTTTGGGCGGAAGTCTGTTCGGGATACTGATCGCCGTTCTCGTTCAACAAATGTTGTGGTCCACCGGTATCCACGGCGCGTCCTTGGTGGGTGCCGTCATGGGGCCGACCTGGTTGACGTTGTTGGACCAAAATCGCATCGCTTTTCAGGCCGGTCAGGAACCTCCCAATGTAGTCACTTCGGAATTTGTGGAGATTTTGATCAATACCGGCGGTTCCGGTGCCACATTGGCGTTGGTGGTGTTGATGCTGTTCAGAGCCCGAAGTCAACAGGCGAAAAATTTGGGCAAATTGTCGATCGGAGCCGGCATTTTCAACATCAATGAACCCGTCCTTTTTGGAATGCCGATCGTCATGAATCCCATGATGATCGTTCCCTTTATCCTGGCACCAGTGGCCATGGTTCTCGTTTCCTACTTCGCCATGTCTACGGGTCTGGTGGCCAAATCCGTAGGAGCAAACCTTCCTTGGACGACCCCGATTCTGGTCAGCGGTTTCCTGATGACGGGCGGGAAAATTTCAGGGGCGGTTCTTCAACTGGTCAACTTTTTTGTCGCCCTTGCGATTTATTATCCGTTCTTCCGTATTTGGGACAAACAGAAGCTGAAAGAAGAGGAAGGAGTGATGACGGAGCATGAGGGTGCTTCCGGAAAGACGGTCAACTTGTAAGGCGAAAGGAGGGTAGGGAGATGGATTATACCGAAATCGCGTTTCAAATGATTTTGCATGGTGGAAATGCCCGGAGTTCCTCGATGGAGGCCATCGCATGCGCCAAAAGCGGAAATATTCAAGAGGCCAGAAAAGCGCTTGAATGCGCATCAAAGGAACTCAGTGAGGCTCACCGCATCCAAACCCGATTGATCCAGGAGGAAGCGGCGGGAAAAAAATCCGAGGTAACGTTGCTGATGGTTCATGCCCAAGACCATTTGATGAATACCATCACCATCAGGGATTTGGCTGCCGAGTTTGTTGACTTGTATGAAACATTCATTCATGGGAGGGTGAAAGTATGAAAGGGATCAAAATCGTCACCATCGGCGGAGGATCGAGTTACACACCGGAATTGGTGGAGGGATTGATCAAGCGGTACGATGAATTGCCGGTGCGGGAGCTGTGGTTGGTCGATATCCCTGAAGGGGAAGAAAAGCTGAACATCGTGGGGAATCTGGCCAAACGGATGGTGGAAAAAGCCGGGGTTCCGATCGAGATCCATCTGACCCTGGATCGGCGTGAAGCGCTTCGGAATGCCGATTTCGTCACAACCCAATTGCGTGTGGGATTGTTGGATGCGCGGGCTTTGGATGAAAGAATTCCGTTGAAGTATGGTGTGATCGGTCAGGAGACCAACGGGCCGGGTGGGCTGTTCAAGGCGTTACGCACGATTCCGGTCATCCTGGATATTTGCAAGGACATGGAGGAACTGTGTCCGGAAGCGTGGCTGATCAATTTTTCCAATCCCGCAGGCATGGTGACCGAAGCCGTTCTCCGTTACAGCAACATCAAAAAAGCAGTCGGGCTGTGCAACGTTCCGATCGGGATGCGCATGGGG
Proteins encoded in this window:
- a CDS encoding macrolide family glycosyltransferase; the encoded protein is MAKALLINFSGEGHVNPTVGLVEELIRRGEEVVYVGGERYRERIEKTGADFRGYQESFLANSHRLHTDQWQEKMREMFPKMLDFMEKITPEILEKVKGEQFDYCLYDMMFLPGLIAAQVLGLPRIAFSTTFVWKETPPFGRERTAGLLEVMKKLTKKMADRYGIDLSPDDFPSFGDMTLVFTSRYFQPDADTFDDSVKFVGPSIAPRKDCEMDIPLGEHGDRRVIYVSMGTIVNYQVELYRKCIEAFRDLDVTVILSIGQHTPLEELPEIPDNFIVRHYVPQLEVLKHADLFITHGGMNSTNEGLYYGVPLLIIPLVNDQPFVAKRVKELGAGIVLDPSTVTAAMLRESAEKIWTDPRFAQNSRLISETLREAGGYRRAVDEILRFKDSRQTVPASDDNRK
- a CDS encoding sigma 54-interacting transcriptional regulator; this translates as MKRKERVFQKLKEWSTDEGMSAGELAERLGLDRANVSYDLNQLWKEGRVEKKPGRPVRFFVKKTEPETVLDRLAKENGSLKTAVEQGKAAILYPPKGMHVLILGETGVGKSMFAECLHQFAIEMKKMEPCAPFITFNCADYSNNPQLLLGQLFGVKEGAYTGATEQCGLIEKADGGVLFLDEIHRLPAEGQEMLFSFIDKGLFRRLGETEVERRANVLLIAATTEDPNSCLLKTFTRRIPMVIHLPPLRERSFEERIRLILKFFQEEAIRLGKEINVSPETIRAFLYYRCPNNVGQLKTDIQLVCAKAYADFVTRKKNRIQIHSTDLPPYVREGLLRSQRTKENIIIHDHPYLFHPDPSHDVFQFSVETGNDTQTVYEKIEKKFSELKSRGIRDEELDALMEMDIENYFTQYFKRVGGKVHQSNSTTIIDPRFIRLARNIADHAEEKLGVAFNRNVLQSLALHIQTSVARIENGESIVHPQLNKMRKAYKKEFDVALDCIRIIEEQLQIDMPIDEAGFLTMFFVFNSKHWDETKEQVQILVITHGTGGATAMVEVTRQLLGTDHAIAIDMPLHAEPEEIFEIAKTKLEKRASSSGVLLLVDMGSLVAFGEMLEAELDIPVKVIPMVSTPHVLEATRKAILGYSLEQLYEDVKQLTPLYTKEKGRNPYSGRTAKWVIITACLTGKGSALAMKQVLKNYLNYDSELLEIIPVNIMEPKEMTRILSDLKRDKKIICMVSNFPYEGQLPHFHLDEVLSLKAIPSIQHLIDLEETYAKMAETLKHHLKHVDPEAVIPDIRDGLERIQSRLGIEIPTNDLIGVVLHASCMLDRLVSGDTSVAFENKESFIRENHALYRTVRDVLKEWEDAYHIQLTDDEICYMMSFFAPYQTLASC
- a CDS encoding PTS sugar transporter subunit IIB, whose amino-acid sequence is MNILLCCAAGMSTSLLVTKMEKAAEEMGVDARIWAVSADEVKQNLDHADVLLVGPQIRYKLPQLKKEAEMKGVPVDMINPSDYGMVNGKKVLEHALRMKK
- the celB gene encoding PTS cellobiose transporter subunit IIC gives rise to the protein MKAFANLLESHLMTFAGRIAEQKHLQAVRDGLILAMPLLIIGSIFLILGNLPIPGYNEWMTGLFGREWSTKLQYPVGATFDIMALIASFGIAYRLAEKYKVDPLAAAAISVASFLLATPYETMFTPPGAKEAIEVGGVIPTALMGSKGLFVAMLLALLSTEIYRMIIQKNIVIKLPDSVPPAVSRSFVALIPAFAVLTVVWLLRIGIENTSFESVHNIVAQLLSGPLNALGGSLFGILIAVLVQQMLWSTGIHGASLVGAVMGPTWLTLLDQNRIAFQAGQEPPNVVTSEFVEILINTGGSGATLALVVLMLFRARSQQAKNLGKLSIGAGIFNINEPVLFGMPIVMNPMMIVPFILAPVAMVLVSYFAMSTGLVAKSVGANLPWTTPILVSGFLMTGGKISGAVLQLVNFFVALAIYYPFFRIWDKQKLKEEEGVMTEHEGASGKTVNL
- a CDS encoding PTS lactose/cellobiose transporter subunit IIA gives rise to the protein MDYTEIAFQMILHGGNARSSSMEAIACAKSGNIQEARKALECASKELSEAHRIQTRLIQEEAAGKKSEVTLLMVHAQDHLMNTITIRDLAAEFVDLYETFIHGRVKV